A genomic window from Lotus japonicus ecotype B-129 chromosome 1, LjGifu_v1.2 includes:
- the LOC130732234 gene encoding pentatricopeptide repeat-containing protein At1g59720, chloroplastic/mitochondrial, which yields MTLAIAAATPPPLTNNHNNSLIHLLNNNSTGIITMSHLKQIHAQTLRTIDTTNHPQALFLYSRILHYYSSLADLNYATRLFHHFGKPNSFMWNTLIRAYARSANHKHQAIELYKAMMLMMEEEVVPDHYTFPFVLKACAHTFSLCEGKQVHAQLLKLGYESDTRICNSLIHFYATCGCLDMALKIFQNMSEKSEVSWNVMVDSYVRAGEFDTALKVFGEMLKLHDPDGYTMQSVISACAGLGALSLGMWAHAYVMKKCDKNVAADVLVNTCLVDMYCKCGSLEIAQQVFERMPYRDVNSWNSIILGFSMHGKAEAALDYFFRMVKIEKFVPNSITFVGVLSACNHRGMVNEGLMYFDMMTKEYNVEPRLEHYGCLVDLFARAGRIQEALNLVSEMPIKPDAVIWRSLLDACCKQDASVELGEEMAKQVFEIEGSVCSGAYVLLSKLYASASRWNEVGLLRKLMSDKGVTKKPGCSLIEIDGVAHEFFAGDTTHPKSEDIYKFLNEIDEKLESMGYLPDYSGAHLVDETIDGKKSTLRLHSERLAIAFGLLNSRPGMPIRVFKNLRVCSDCHKVTKLISSIYNVEIIVRDRARFHHFKDGTCSCMDYW from the coding sequence ATGACTTTGGCCATTGCAGCAGCAACCCCACCTCCTCTAACCAATAACCATAACAACAGCCTTATCCACTTGTTGAATAACAACTCCACTGGCATCATCACCATGTCTCACCTTAAGCAAATACACGCCCAAACGCTACGCACCATTGACACCACCAACCATCCACAAGCTCTCTTCCTCTACAGCAGAATTCTCCACTATTACTCCTCTTTGGCTGATCTTAACTATGCTACTCGGCTATTTCACCACTTTGGGAAACCCAATTCCTTTATGTGGAACACTCTCATACGAGCCTACGCGCGTAGCGCCAACCACAAACACCAGGCCATTGAGCTTTACAAAGCTATGATGTTGATGATGGAAGAAGAAGTTGTACCTGATCACTACACATTCCCCTTTGTTCTGAAAGCGTGTGCTCACACTTTTTCTCTGTGTGAAGGAAAACAGGTTCATGCTCAGCTTCTGAAACTTGGGTATGAGTCAGATACTCGTATTTGCAACAGTTTGATTCATTTTTATGCCACGTGCGGGTGTTTGGACATGGCACTGAAAATATTTCAGAACATGTCTGAAAAGAGTGAGGTTTCGTGGAATGTCATGGTTGATTCTTATGTAAGGGCTGGAGAGTTTGACACTGCCCTGAAGGTGTTTGGTGAAATGCTCAAGTTACATGACCCTGATGGTTATACAATGCAGAGTGTTATCAGTGCTTGTGCTGGTTTGGGTGCTCTGTCTTTGGGTATGTGGGCTCACGCTTATGTTATGAAAAAGTGTGACAAGAATGTGGCTGCTGATGTTTTAGTCAACACTTGCTTGGTGGATATGTATTGCAAATGTGGATCATTGGAAATTGCTCAGCAGGTGTTCGAAAGAATGCCATATAGAGATGTAAACTCATGGAATTCAATAATCTTGGGATTTTCCATGCACGGGAAGGCTGAGGCAGCTTTGGATTATTTTTTCCGGATGGTGAAGATAGAGAAATTTGTGCCGAATTCTATCACTTTTGTTGGGGTCTTGAGTGCATGTAATCACAGGGGCATGGTTAATGAGGGGCTTATGTATTTTGACATGATGACTAAAGAGTACAATGTTGAGCCAAGATTAGAGCATTATGGGTGTCTTGTTGATCTTTTTGCTCGAGCTGGGCGCATCCAAGAGGCTCTGAACTTGGTTTCAGAAATGCCCATCAAACCAGATGCTGTAATCTGGAGGAGTCTTTTGGATGCTTGTTGCAAGCAAGATGCAAGTGTTGAGCTAGGTGAAGAAATGGCAAAACAAGTTTTTGAGATAGAGGGGAGTGTTTGTAGCGGTGCTTACGTGCTTTTGTCAAAACTCTATGCATCAGCTAGCAGGTGGAATGAAGTTGGTTTACTTAGGAAGCTAATGAGTGATAAGGGTGTGACTAAAAAACCTGGCTGTAGTTTAATAGAGATAGATGGAGTTGCTCATGAATTTTTTGCTGGGGACACAACTCATCCAAAAAGTGAAGATATATACAAGTTTTTGAATGAAATTGATGAGAAGCTAGAATCAATGGGGTATTTACCTGACTACTCAGGGGCACATTTGGTTGATGAGACTATAGATGGAAAGAAGAGCACTCTGAGGTTGCACAGTGAGAGATTGGCCATAGCTTTTGGGCTCTTGAACTCAAGACCGGGCATGCCAATAAGAGTATTTAAGAATCTAAGAGTGTGTAGTGATTGCCATAAGGTTACTAAATTAATATCCTCAATTTACAATGTGGAGATAATTGTAAGAGATCGTGCTCGATTCCATCACTTTAAAGATGGAACCTGTTCTTGTATGGATTATTGGTGA
- the LOC130732134 gene encoding flavonol 3-O-glucosyltransferase UGT89B1 → MTVVRPHVLVIPFPAQGHMIPLLDLTHKLAAAADSNLTITVLTTPKNQTFLTPLLSAHPSTIHSLLLPFPSHPSLPPGIENAKDMPNSLRTILLSFSNLHQPLLHWFNSHPSPPQFIISDMFCGWTQNLAEQLNIHRIVFSPSGAFAYSTFYYLWNHLPKRVNPTDENEVVSYQGLPNSPKYPWWQVSPLFRSYVDGDHDSKLVKDWYLGNMKSWGLVVNSFSEFEKPYLDYLKKELGHDRVWAVGPLLPVNDTFAAGRGGSSSLSVDDVVSWLDQRREREVVYVCFGSQTFLTDEQTAAIASGLVKSGVHFVWSIKERVNVNNGDDGDDDGCDDWSAGLDESRGLVIRGWAPQVMILRHKAVGAFLTHCGWNSVVESVVAGVPVLAWPMSADQFVDATLLVEELKVAEKVCEGEKTVPDSDLLSRVLAESVGGTGEETRKKMLELQAKAVDAIGEGGSSDKDLGCLMEHLQISLKYDVS, encoded by the coding sequence ATGACGGTGGTTCGGCCACACGTGCTGGTGATTCCGTTCCCAGCACAAGGCCACATGATACCCCTCCTCGACCTCACCCACAAGCTCGCCGCCGCCGCCGACAGCAACCTCACCATCACGGTGCTCACCACCCCAAAGAACCAAACCTTCCTCACCCCACTCCTCTCAGCTCACCCTTCCACCATCCACTCCTTGCTCCTCCCCTTCCCCTCCCACCCCTCCCTCCCTCCCGGCATCGAAAACGCCAAAGACATGCCAAACTCCTTACGCACCATCCTCCTCTCCTTCTCAAatctccaccaacccctcctcCACTGGTTCAATTCCCACCCTTCCCCTCCCCAATTCATCATCTCCGACATGTTCTGCGGTTGGACCCAAAACCTCGCCGAACAACTAAACATTCACAGAATCGTCTTCTCCCCTTCCGGCGCCTTCGCCTACTCCACCTTCTACTACCTCTGGAACCACCTCCCCAAACGCGTAAACCCCACAGACGAAAACGAGGTCGTTTCGTATCAAGGCCTCCCGAATTCCCCTAAGTATCCCTGGTGGCAAGTCTCGCCGTTGTTCCGAAGTTACGTCGACGGCGATCATGACTCCAAGCTAGTCAAGGATTGGTACCTCGGTAACATGAAGAGTTGGGGACTCGTCGTAAACTCGTTCTCGGAGTTCGAGAAGCCTTATCTCGATTACCTCAAGAAAGAGCTCGGGCATGATCGTGTGTGGGCGGTGGGACCGTTGCTCCCGGTGAACGACACGTTCGCCGCCGGGAGAGGTGGGTCCAGCTCTCTCTCCGTCGACGACGTCGTTTCGTGGCTTGACCAACGACGGGAACGGGAAGTGGTGTATGTCTGTTTCGGGAGCCAAACGTTTCTCACGGATGAACAGACGGCGGCGATTGCATCGGGGCTGGTGAAGAGTGGGGTTCACTTTGTCTGGTCGATAAAGGAGCGCGTGAACGTGAACAACGGAGACGACGGCGACGACGACGGTTGCGATGATTGGTCGGCGGGGTTAGATGAAAGTCGCGGCCTGGTGATTAGGGGGTGGGCCCCGCAGGTGATGATACTGAGGCATAAGGCGGTGGGCGCGTTTTTGACTCACTGCGGGTGGAACTCGGTGGTGGAATCGGTGGTTGCTGGGGTGCCGGTGCTTGCGTGGCCGATGTCTGCGGACCAGTTTGTGGATGCAACGTTGCTTGTGGAGGAGTTGAAGGTGGCTGAGAAGGTGTGCGAAGGTGAAAAAACCGTTCCTGACTCGGACCTGCTGAGTCGAGTTCTAGCTGAGTCGGTTGGCGGAACCGGTGAGGAAACGAGGAAGAAGATGTTGGAACTGCAGGCCAAGGCCGTTGACGCCATTGGAGAGGGTGGCAGTTCCGACAAAGATTTGGGGTGCTTGATGGAACATCTTCAGATTTCCCTTAAGTATGACGTGTCGTAG